In Shewanella psychrotolerans, the genomic stretch GCAACAATTTAGGCGTGGTTAGTCTCAACTTACCACGAGTTGCGTTAGAAGCCGATGGAGATGAAGCTCGTTTCTTCGCGATTTTGGATCAGCGTTTAGTTACCGCGCGTCGCGCATTAGATACTCGTATTGAGCGTCTAGAAGGGGTTAAAGCTCGTGTTGCGCCGATCCTTTATATGGAAGGCGCTTGTGGCATACGTTTACGCGCCGATGATGATATTAGCGAAATTTTCAAAAATGGCCGAGCGTCAATTTCGTTAGGCTATATCGGTTTACATGAAACGGTGAATGCACTTTATGGCAACGAAACTCACCTATTTGATAGCGAGCAATTACGTGATAAGGCCCTTGCTATCATCGAGCATCTAAAAGAAGCAACTGTGCGTTGGCGTGAAGAGACAGGTTACGCCTTTAGTTTGTACAGTACGCCAAGTGAGAACCTTTGTAGCCGTTTTTGTAAGCTAGATACCAAAGCGTTTGGCGTGATCTCAGGTGTGACTGATCGTGGTTATTACACCAATAGTTTCCACCTCGATGTCGAGAAAAAGGTTAACCCGTACGATAAGCTTGACTTTGAGATGCCATACCCAGCGCTGACTAATGGTGGATTTATCTGCTACGGCGAGTATCCCAATATGCAGCATAATATCGAAGCGCTTGAAAACGTATGGGATTATAGCTACAGCAGGGTACCTTATTATGGTACTAACACGCCAATTGATGAATGCTATGACTGTGGTTTTACTGGCGAGTTTAGCTGTACGAGTAAAGGGTTTACGTGTCCTAAATGTGGCAACCATGAACCAAGCAGAGTGTCGGTGACACGCCGTGTATGTGGCTATTTAGGCAGTCCTGATGCGAGACCATTTAATTATGGTAAGCAGGAAGAAGTGAAGCGTCGCATAAAACATTTATAGTTCTTGTATGGCATTTACAGCGATTGTTTGTACGGTAAAAAGACGTCTTAATTGGCGTCTTTTTGCCTGATAAAGGTTTCAATTAATGAATTATCACCAATATTTTCCTATCGATGTTGTTAATGGTCCAGGCACGCGCGCAAGCTTATTTGTGTCGGGATGTGAGCATCAATGTCGTGGTTGCTATAACCAATCGACATGGAACCCTTGCTCTGGGCATCTATTTGACGATGTTATGGTTGAACAGATTTTAACTGATTTAAAAGATAGCCGTATTCATCGTCGGGGTTTGTCGCTTAGTGGCGGAGATCCACTTTATCCGCAAAATGTGGAGGCTATTTTAGCCTTAGTTAAACGTGTAAAAGCTGAATGCCCAACCAAAGATATCTGGCTTTGGACTGGCTATA encodes the following:
- the nrdG gene encoding anaerobic ribonucleoside-triphosphate reductase-activating protein, producing the protein MNYHQYFPIDVVNGPGTRASLFVSGCEHQCRGCYNQSTWNPCSGHLFDDVMVEQILTDLKDSRIHRRGLSLSGGDPLYPQNVEAILALVKRVKAECPTKDIWLWTGYTLDELNDAQREVLNYIDVLVDGKFEQSLADPSLIFRGSSNQVIHHFSQ